From Mya arenaria isolate MELC-2E11 chromosome 12, ASM2691426v1, the proteins below share one genomic window:
- the LOC128210604 gene encoding adhesive plaque matrix protein-like — translation MGDNESDWYQAVTRFKPKPGEYEAVTRFKPKPGGYEAVTRFKPTPGGYKADTRFKPNPGGNEAVTRFKPTPDGNEAVTRFKPNPGGKEAVNRFKPNPGGKEAVTRFKPKPGGNEAVTRFKPKPSGYKAVTRFKLNPGGKEAVTRFKLNPGGYEAVTRFKLMPGGYKAVTRFKPKPSGYKAVTRFKPKPGGYKAVTRFKLNPGGKEAVTRFKLNPGGYEAVTRFKLNPGGSEAVTRFKPKPGGNEAVTRFKPKPSGYKAVTRFKPNPGGNKAVTRFKPKPGEYGAVTRFKLKPGGNEAVTRFKPNPGGNKAVTRFKPKPGGYEAVTRFKPKPGGNKAVTRFKPKPDGYEAVTRFKPKPGGYEAVTRFKPKPGGYEAVTRFKPKPGGYEAVTRFKPKPVGYEAVTRFKPNPGGNEAVTRFKPKPDGNEAVTRFKPNPGGNEAVTRFKPKPGGYEAVTRFKLKPGGYEAVTRFKPKPGGYEAVTRFKPKPGGYEAVTRFKPKPGGYEAVTRFKPKPGGYEAVTRFKPKPGWYEAVTRFKPKPGGYEAVTRFKPKPGGYEAGTRFKPNPGGNEAVTRFKPKPGGYDAVTRFKPKPGGYEAVTRLKPKPGGYEAVTRFKPKPGGYEAVTRFKPKPGGYEAVTRFKPKPGGYEAVTRFKPNPSGNKAVTRFKPKPGGYEAVTRFKLKSGGYEAVTRFKPKPGGYEAVTRFKLKSGGYKAVTRFKPKPGGYEAVTRFKLKPGGYEAVTRFKLKPGGYEAVTRFKPKPCGYEAVTRFKLKPGRNEAVTRFKPKSCWYEAVTRFKPKPGGYEAVTRFKPTPGGYEAVTRFKPKPGVYEAVTRFKPKPGVYEAVTRFKPKQELFC, via the exons AGTCTGATTGGTACCAGGCTGTAACCAGATTCAAACCCAAGCCTGGTGAGTATGAGGCTGTCACCAGGTTCAAACCCAAGCCTGGTGGGTACGAGGCTGTCACCAGGTTCAAACCCACACCTGGTGGGTACAAGGCTGACACCAGGTTCAAACCCAATCCCGGTGGGAACGAGGCAGTCACCAGGTTCAAACCCACGCCTGATGGGAACGAGGCAGTCACCAGGTTCAAACCCAATCCCGGTGGGAAGGAGGCAGTCAACAGGTTCAAACCCAATCCCGGTGGGAAGGAGGCTGTCACCAGGTTCAAACCCAAGCCTGGTGGGAACGAGGCTGTCACCAGGTTCAAACCCAAGCCTAGTGGGTACAAGGCTGTCACCAGGTTCAAACTCAATCCCGGTGGGAAGGAGGCTGTCACCAGGTTCAAACTCAATCCCGGTGGGTACGAGGCTGTCACCAGGTTCAAACTCATGCCTGGTGGGTACAAGGCTGTCACCAGGTTCAAACCCAAGCCAAGTGGGTACAAGGCTGTCACCAGGTTCAAACCCAAGCCTGGTGGGTACAAGGCTGTCACCAGGTTCAAACTCAATCCCGGTGGGAAGGAGGCTGTCACCAGGTTCAAACTCAATCCCGGTGGGTACGAGGCTGTCACCAGGTTCAAACTCAATCCCGGTGGGTCCGAGGCTGTCACCAGGTTCAAACCCAAGCCCGGTGGGAACGAGGCTGTCACCAGGTTCAAACCCAAGCCTAGTGGGTACAAGGCTGTCACCAGGTTCAAACCCAATCCCGGTGGTAACAAGGCAGTCACCAGGTTCAAACCCAAGCCTGGTGAGTATGGGGCTGTCACCAGGTTCAAACTCAAGCCTGGTGGGAACGAGGCTGTCACCAGGTTCAAACCCAATCCCGGTGGAAACAAGGCAGTCACCAGGTTCAAACCCAAGCCTGGTGGGTACGAGGCTGTCACCAGGTTCAAACCCAAGCCTGGTGGGAACAAGGCTGTCACCAGGTTCAAACCCAAGCCTGATGGGTATGAGGCTGTCACCAGGTTCAAACCCAAGCCTGGTGGGTACGAGGCTGTCACCAG GTTTAAACCCAAGCCTGGTGGGTATGAGGCTGTCACCAGGTTCAAACCCAAGCCTGGTGGGTATGAGGCTGTCACCAGGTTTAAACCCAAGCCTGTTGGGTATGAGGCTGTCACCAGGTTCAAACCCAATCCCGGTGGGAACGAGGCAGTCACCAGGTTCAAACCCAAGCCTGATGGGAACGAGGCAGTCACCAGGTTCAAACCCAATCCCGGTGGGAACGAGGCAGTCACCAGGTTCAAACCCAAGCCTGGTGGGTACGAGGCAGTCACCAGGTTCAAACTCAAGCCTGGTGGGTATGAGGCTGTCACCAGGTTTAAACCCAAGCCTGGTGGGTACGAGGCTGTCACCAGGTTCAAACCCAAGCCTGGTGGGTATGAGGCTGTCACCAGGTTCAAACCCAAGCCTGGTGGGTATGAGGCTGTCACCAGGTTCAAACCCAAGCCTGGTGGGTATGAGGCTGTCACCAGGTTCAAACCCAAGCCTGGTTGGTATGAGGCTGTCACCAGGTTCAAACCCAAGCCTGGTGGGTATGAGGCTGTCACCAGGTTCAAACCCAAGCCTGGTGGGTATGAGGCTGGCACCAGGTTCAAACCCAATCCCGGTGGGAACGAGGCTGTCACCAGGTTCAAACCCAAGCCTGGTGGGTATGATGCTGTCACCAGGTTCAAACCCAAGCCTGGTGGGTACGAGGCGGTCACCAGGCTTAAACCCAAGCCTGGTGGGTACGAGGCTGTCACCAGGTTTAAACCCAAGCCTGGTGGGTATGAGGCTGTCACCAGGTTCAAACCCAAGCCTGGTGGGTATGAGGCTGTCACCAGGTTTAAACCCAAGCCTGGTGGGTATGAGGCTGTCACCAGGTTCAAACCCAATCCCAGTGGGAACAAGGCAGTCACCAGGTTTAAACCCAAGCCTGGTGGGTATGAGGCTGTCACCAGGTTTAAACTCAAGTCTGGTGGGTATGAGGCCGTCACCAGGTTCAAACCCAAGCCTGGTGGGTATGAGGCTGTCACCAGGTTCAAACTCAAGTCTGGTGGGTACAAGGCTGTCACCAGGTTCAAACCCAAGCCTGGTGGGTACGAGGCTGTCACCAGGTTCAAACTCAAGCCTGGTGGGTATGAGGCTGTCACCAGGTTCAAACTCAAGCCTGGTGGGTATGAGGCTGTCACCAGGTTCAAACCCAAGCCTTGTGGGTACGAGGCTGTCACCAGGTTCAAACTCAAGCCTGGTCGGAACGAGGCTGTCACCAGGTTTAAACCCAAGTCTTGTTGGTACGAGGCTGTCACCAGGTTTAAACCCAAGCCTGGTGGGTATGAGGCTGTCACCAGGTTCAAACCCACGCCTGGTGGGTACGAGGCTGTCACCAGGTTCAAACCCAAGCCTGGTGTGTACGAGGCTGTCACCAGGTTCAAACCCAAGCCTGGTGTGTACGAGGCTGTCACCAGGTTCAAACCCAAGCAAGAGTTATTCTGCTAA